Proteins encoded by one window of Nicotiana tabacum cultivar K326 chromosome 10, ASM71507v2, whole genome shotgun sequence:
- the LOC107813261 gene encoding uncharacterized protein LOC107813261, giving the protein MPKLANFLLIEMAMLRLLSSLAVIAMVLGSAMATDYTVGSPNGGWDQTSDLQSWVASQKFFVGDKITFSYAPSHTVLEVTKAQYDSCDNTNPIAIYSGGMTVITLASVGKRYFICGTGGHCGSGMKLEVNILTKASPPPPAKPATPPTATPTAPPPSTPATPPPSTPTTPPASAPSTTPVTSPPSSSPSPKSSSAPSPKHAPKSSPALSPSKSSHAHSPAMPPAGSPTTPVVEAPGLPPSSVPAPSPPAPSSADKIRVIAGSTVGFGFSVMLMFFL; this is encoded by the exons ATGCCCAAATTAGCTAATTTTCTGCTGATTGAAATGGCGATGCTAAGACTATTGAGTAGTTTGGCTGTCATAGCTATGGTGCTTGGGTCAGCCATGGCTACAGATTACACAGTGGGAAGTCCTAATGGTGGATGGGACCAAACTAGTGATCTTCAATCATGGGTTGCATCTCAAAAGTTCTTCGTTGGAGATAAAATAA CTTTTTCATATGCTCCAAGCCATACTGTGCTTGAAGTTACAAAGGCTCAATATGACTCCTGTGACAACACAAATCCTATTGCAATTTATAGTGGAGGCATGACAGTCATTACTCTAGCTTCTGTCGGCAAGAGATACTTCATATGTGGAACTGGTGGACATTGTGGCTCAGGAATGAAACTCGAAGTCAACATTCTTACCAAGGCTTCTCCACCCCCACCAGCCAAACCGGCTACTCCGCCAACAGCAACTCCCACAGCTCCACCACCATCAACCCCCGCAACTCCACCACCGTCAACCCCTACAACTCCACCAGCATCTGCCCCTTCCACCACCCCAGTTACTTCCCCTCCCTCTTCGTCACCATCTCCCAAGTCTTCATCAGCACCCTCACCAAAACATGCACCTAAGAGTTCCCCTGCACTGTCACCTTCCAAGTCTTCCCACGCTCACAGCCCTGCCATGCCTCCTGCTGGCAGTCCAACAACCCCTGTTGTTGAGGCCCCAGGATTGCCTCCTTCTAGTGTTCCTGCACCTTCCCCACCTGCCCCATCATCAGCTGATAAAATCCGCGTCATTGCTGGTTCTACAGTTGGATTTGGCTTTTCGGTTATGCTGATGTTCTTTCTTTAA